One genomic window of Halovivax cerinus includes the following:
- a CDS encoding RidA family protein, translated as MAERQSYSTGTVFETEFGYNRAVRVGDSVRIAGTVAVEDGEVVAPGDPYEQASFALDRIEESLQEVGAEMSDVVITRVLVTDFADWEEIGRAHGEAFPDEKPASTMIGVDSLPEPGMVLEIEAEAIVSE; from the coding sequence ATGGCCGAGCGACAATCGTATTCGACCGGAACCGTGTTCGAGACCGAATTTGGCTACAACCGGGCCGTCAGAGTGGGCGATTCGGTCCGCATCGCCGGCACCGTCGCCGTCGAGGATGGCGAGGTGGTCGCCCCCGGAGACCCGTACGAGCAGGCGTCGTTCGCGCTCGACAGGATCGAAGAGTCCCTCCAGGAGGTCGGTGCCGAGATGAGCGACGTCGTCATCACCCGCGTCCTGGTGACCGACTTCGCAGACTGGGAGGAGATCGGCCGCGCGCACGGCGAGGCGTTTCCCGACGAGAAACCGGCCTCGACGATGATCGGTGTGGACAGTCTTCCCGAACCGGGAATGGTCCTCGAGATCGAGGCAGAGGCGATCGTGTCGGAGTAA
- a CDS encoding ABC transporter substrate-binding protein produces MEQQRVPLTRRNFTKLAGGATTAGLLAGCLGGDSDPSSSGGSSVQVGLGSQPRTLDPIRYLSTPDAQVLNNIFNNIVGIGTDLSYYPDLAASMPETERGGQRWIVEFESDAEFHNGDPVTMEDVKYTMTQPVVEERGNAATFNIIDTIEEVDDNTLQFDLKNPYARFMLSLNTHVVPKSVREDNKGSENEWSENYVGSGPFEFVDWTTGESVTMRATEDYWKGTDPEIEEATFNLIEESSTRVTTLETGESDMVEQVPGQLYDTVEGIGGASLETTEGLRCNFIAFNCIEGPTANLDVRKGVEHCIDIDRMIDVNYGESAYRMHSPIPRNLAEEWDFPVDEWEGISNEKDVDRAAELFESGGLDPDYELKILVSGADREDDAVTIANGIQEAGYSATVERLEWGTFISTFNSGSADDMNLYLLGLSGEPDPGEFVYTLYHSDREGVDNGHYYRNDQLFDWIDQADQTTDRDERQELYSKAITHVLENRVHLPTHGSNVSWGVANHITDYALNPRPSANPRFVGENYNVGVE; encoded by the coding sequence ATGGAACAACAACGGGTTCCACTCACGAGACGTAATTTCACTAAATTGGCCGGAGGGGCGACGACAGCCGGGTTGCTCGCCGGGTGTCTCGGTGGGGACTCAGACCCCTCGTCAAGTGGCGGTTCGAGCGTACAGGTCGGGCTGGGTTCGCAACCGCGGACGCTCGATCCGATCCGGTACCTGAGCACGCCGGACGCACAGGTGCTGAACAACATCTTCAACAACATCGTCGGCATCGGGACCGACCTGAGCTACTATCCCGATCTAGCGGCGTCGATGCCCGAAACCGAGCGCGGCGGGCAGCGGTGGATCGTCGAGTTCGAATCGGACGCGGAGTTCCACAACGGCGATCCGGTCACCATGGAGGACGTGAAGTACACGATGACCCAGCCCGTCGTCGAGGAGCGGGGGAACGCCGCGACGTTCAACATCATCGACACGATCGAGGAGGTCGACGACAACACGCTTCAGTTCGACCTCAAGAACCCGTACGCCCGGTTCATGCTCTCTCTCAACACGCACGTCGTGCCGAAGAGCGTGCGGGAGGACAACAAGGGGTCGGAAAACGAGTGGAGCGAGAATTACGTCGGGAGCGGACCGTTCGAGTTCGTCGACTGGACCACCGGGGAGTCGGTCACGATGCGAGCCACCGAGGATTACTGGAAGGGAACCGATCCCGAGATCGAGGAGGCCACCTTCAACCTGATCGAGGAGTCTTCGACGCGGGTGACGACCCTCGAGACCGGAGAATCGGACATGGTCGAGCAGGTGCCGGGACAGCTCTACGACACGGTCGAGGGAATCGGCGGTGCCTCGCTGGAGACGACCGAAGGGCTCCGGTGTAACTTCATCGCGTTCAACTGCATCGAGGGGCCCACGGCCAACCTGGACGTTCGCAAAGGCGTCGAGCACTGCATCGATATCGACCGCATGATCGACGTCAACTACGGGGAATCAGCCTACCGGATGCACTCACCCATTCCCAGGAATCTCGCCGAGGAGTGGGATTTCCCCGTCGACGAGTGGGAAGGTATTTCGAACGAGAAGGACGTCGACCGCGCCGCAGAACTGTTCGAATCGGGCGGACTCGATCCGGACTACGAACTCAAAATCCTGGTCTCCGGAGCCGACAGGGAAGACGACGCCGTTACGATCGCGAACGGCATTCAGGAGGCCGGGTACTCGGCGACGGTCGAACGACTCGAGTGGGGGACGTTCATCAGCACGTTCAACTCCGGCAGCGCCGACGACATGAACCTGTACCTGCTCGGATTGAGCGGCGAACCGGACCCGGGCGAGTTCGTCTACACGCTGTATCACAGCGACCGTGAGGGCGTCGACAACGGTCACTACTACCGAAACGACCAGTTGTTCGACTGGATCGATCAGGCGGATCAGACGACCGACAGGGACGAACGCCAGGAACTGTACTCCAAGGCGATTACGCACGTCCTGGAAAATCGCGTCCACCTGCCAACGCACGGGTCGAACGTGTCCTGGGGTGTCGCCAACCACATCACCGATTACGCGTTGAACCCGCGGCCGTCCGCGAACCCGCGTTTCGTCGGTGAAAACTACAACGTGGGCGTCGAGTAG
- a CDS encoding CocE/NonD family hydrolase, translating into MVATNSRDGGGFTRHYGVSIPVGDERVRATRYEPDDGDSPRPALLFYYPYRTDDHLAYGAYAPIIEYVATHGYEVITADMVGTGGSTGQKLETSDVADEGAEAEAVIDWIADQPWCNGRVGMFGKSYGGNNCLAAAAREPEPLEAIVPIMAGISSYEEVAYLGGTLNPFERGGHWNSQMLALQSLPTSFRDADGQWEEAWHDHLAQLRDGGPWLFNTLSHPQKDEYWERRELPVEDVSVPTFAVSGWRDYFPSPTIEFGNRIEAPTTVLLGPWRHAMPHRARETTIDFRPRVVAWFDHYLKDVDNEVPEWPTFSFWTERDGGGVVEGGTWRETDSWPPSGETLSYALTPDGLTPESSYQSGPLDVEYEHDYTVGMYSPDDRPFSVPVDVGPDDARSLCFETDPVDDPIELTGSPTVTLRLRSTVDDPLVVGRLVDVAPDGTARLVSHGRLRTSHRNGHADPEPVEPGTEYTVTLDMKPKSHVFEPGHRLRLAISAAFFPLALPTTTEPGRYTVLSSPDDPAVVSFPGTTHDADPTFEDRIEMGDPDESTVPASSPYATRKEGGWSTTRDHLTDVATVEAGMAHAMTVPHGGSMSFDQSIEASAAPTDPTEFVVRATTEAAVEHETTRVESRVECRISPTRTDYSVRTTMDGQSVFEECWSRSNELGR; encoded by the coding sequence ATGGTTGCTACCAACTCACGCGATGGCGGGGGATTCACTCGCCACTACGGCGTGTCCATCCCCGTCGGAGACGAGCGTGTCAGGGCGACTCGGTACGAACCCGACGACGGCGACTCGCCGCGTCCCGCGCTCCTGTTCTACTATCCGTATCGAACGGACGATCACCTCGCCTACGGCGCCTACGCCCCGATAATCGAGTACGTGGCGACCCACGGCTACGAAGTGATCACCGCGGACATGGTGGGGACGGGCGGCTCTACCGGGCAGAAGCTGGAGACGTCTGACGTCGCCGACGAAGGGGCGGAGGCGGAGGCGGTGATCGACTGGATCGCCGATCAGCCCTGGTGTAACGGCCGCGTCGGCATGTTCGGCAAGTCGTACGGGGGAAACAACTGTCTCGCGGCGGCGGCGAGAGAGCCGGAACCGCTCGAAGCGATCGTCCCGATCATGGCCGGCATCTCCTCGTACGAGGAAGTGGCCTACCTCGGGGGCACGTTGAACCCGTTCGAGCGCGGCGGTCACTGGAACTCTCAGATGCTCGCGCTGCAGTCACTTCCCACGAGTTTTCGAGATGCCGACGGCCAGTGGGAGGAGGCGTGGCACGACCACCTGGCGCAACTCCGCGACGGCGGGCCGTGGCTGTTCAACACGCTCTCGCACCCGCAGAAAGACGAGTACTGGGAACGACGTGAACTGCCCGTAGAGGACGTCTCCGTGCCGACGTTCGCCGTGAGCGGGTGGCGGGATTACTTCCCGTCGCCGACGATCGAATTCGGAAACCGGATCGAAGCCCCGACGACCGTCCTGCTCGGCCCGTGGCGCCACGCGATGCCCCACCGCGCCAGAGAGACGACGATCGACTTCCGTCCCCGCGTCGTCGCGTGGTTCGATCACTACCTCAAAGACGTGGACAACGAGGTGCCCGAGTGGCCGACTTTTTCCTTCTGGACGGAACGCGATGGCGGTGGCGTCGTCGAGGGTGGTACCTGGAGAGAGACCGACTCGTGGCCGCCGTCCGGGGAGACGCTATCGTACGCCCTCACGCCCGACGGGCTGACGCCGGAGTCGTCCTACCAGTCGGGTCCCCTCGACGTGGAGTACGAACACGACTACACGGTCGGGATGTACTCACCCGACGATCGACCGTTCTCCGTTCCGGTCGACGTCGGGCCGGACGACGCCCGATCGCTGTGCTTCGAGACCGATCCGGTGGACGACCCGATCGAACTCACCGGTTCGCCAACCGTGACGCTGCGCTTGCGATCGACCGTCGACGATCCGCTGGTCGTCGGGCGCCTCGTCGACGTCGCACCGGATGGGACGGCGCGGTTGGTCTCTCACGGGCGACTCCGGACGAGCCACCGTAACGGCCACGCCGATCCGGAGCCTGTCGAACCGGGGACCGAGTACACGGTGACGCTCGACATGAAACCGAAATCGCACGTCTTCGAACCGGGGCACCGGCTTCGACTCGCGATCAGCGCGGCGTTTTTCCCGCTCGCGTTGCCGACGACGACCGAACCCGGTCGATACACCGTGCTGTCGAGCCCGGACGATCCGGCGGTGGTCTCGTTCCCGGGGACGACCCACGACGCGGACCCGACGTTCGAGGATCGAATCGAGATGGGTGATCCCGACGAATCCACCGTTCCGGCGTCTTCACCGTACGCGACCCGGAAGGAGGGCGGCTGGAGCACGACTCGTGATCACCTGACCGACGTTGCCACCGTGGAGGCGGGGATGGCACACGCGATGACGGTACCCCACGGCGGGTCGATGTCGTTCGATCAGTCGATCGAGGCGTCAGCTGCGCCGACCGACCCTACAGAATTCGTCGTCAGGGCCACGACGGAAGCGGCTGTCGAACACGAGACGACGCGCGTCGAATCACGCGTCGAGTGCCGGATTTCGCCCACCCGAACCGATTATTCTGTGCGGACGACGATGGACGGCCAGTCCGTCTTCGAGGAGTGCTGGTCGCGGTCGAACGAACTCGGTCGGTAA
- a CDS encoding ABC transporter permease has translation MKNARYILWRFVQAVPIVFGIITITFFLTNRIPGDPVEVMLAGQNVPQEVIDSVRARYGLDQPAHRRFISYLVGVAQGDLGWSINYGVPVRTVIVARIPVTLYLVLASFVFALAVSIPLGVLSAKRRNEPVDHGSRIVSLIGVSTPDFWIGLVLIIVFAFHLGWFPATGLPLPWAAPETIRGATTQLDVVVSSIRHLLLPMIALGTLQMAQITRIERSSMVESFQKDYVKLMEAFGVDRKKIVRKYAFKPAQMPVITIVGLGMSTALGGSVLVETVFQINGMGRLIIQAINTRDYELIMGTTLVYGIVFVVGTIITDVAYAYIDPRVTYGDAE, from the coding sequence ATGAAGAATGCACGATACATACTCTGGCGATTCGTTCAGGCGGTGCCGATAGTCTTCGGAATAATCACGATAACGTTTTTTCTCACCAACCGGATCCCTGGCGATCCGGTCGAAGTAATGCTGGCGGGTCAGAACGTCCCGCAGGAGGTTATCGATTCTGTCAGGGCCCGCTACGGACTCGACCAGCCCGCCCACCGGCGCTTCATCAGCTATCTCGTCGGCGTGGCCCAGGGCGACCTCGGCTGGAGTATCAACTACGGCGTTCCGGTTCGAACCGTCATCGTGGCGCGGATCCCGGTGACGCTCTACCTCGTCCTCGCTTCGTTCGTGTTCGCGCTCGCGGTCTCCATTCCACTCGGCGTCCTCTCCGCGAAACGGCGGAACGAACCCGTCGATCACGGCTCCCGAATCGTTTCGCTCATCGGCGTGAGCACCCCCGACTTCTGGATCGGCCTCGTACTTATCATCGTCTTCGCCTTCCACCTCGGATGGTTTCCGGCGACCGGACTCCCACTCCCCTGGGCGGCGCCCGAGACTATCAGAGGAGCGACGACGCAACTCGACGTCGTCGTCAGTTCGATCCGTCACCTCCTCCTTCCGATGATCGCACTCGGGACGCTTCAGATGGCGCAGATCACCAGAATCGAACGCTCTTCGATGGTCGAATCCTTCCAGAAAGATTACGTGAAGCTGATGGAGGCGTTCGGCGTCGATCGGAAGAAGATCGTTCGAAAGTACGCGTTCAAACCGGCGCAGATGCCCGTCATCACCATCGTCGGTCTCGGGATGAGCACGGCACTCGGCGGGTCGGTACTGGTCGAGACCGTGTTCCAGATCAACGGGATGGGTCGGTTGATCATCCAGGCGATAAACACCAGAGATTACGAACTCATCATGGGAACGACGCTCGTCTACGGAATCGTGTTCGTCGTCGGAACGATCATCACGGACGTCGCCTACGCGTACATCGATCCGCGCGTCACGTACGGTGATGCGGAATGA
- a CDS encoding aminotransferase class V-fold PLP-dependent enzyme, whose translation MGRPDSEGGNRSVTVPGRDRVLTDGGEPVGDASAKPLADYRETFPAIAEEDRIHLNNCSAAPVPQRGLDARRECERIWIEAGNPWGQWMSAVEESKALFAELINADPDEIAVVASATQALAQVASALSYDDSDEIVTTDLEFPTVPQFWHAQERRGANRIVVESDDGLRVSADEYARAMSDDTLLVSTAHAFSFTGGLMDPKAVADAVHDRGGYLFLDAYQSMGIVPIDVEEQDIDMLVSGNLKFLLGGPGIAFLYVDDAVANDLVPTNMGWFGTDDIFGFETDDPSFADGARRFELGTPPAPNAYTAAAGMELILEVGVDRIRERSLELTGALIDLAEDAGFEVRTPHKDAHRGGVVNVQVADPDAAADALIEDGFNVSTRGGGVRLSPHFYNTDAEMEAAIEALAEHATPR comes from the coding sequence ATGGGCAGACCCGACTCCGAAGGCGGCAATCGATCCGTCACAGTGCCCGGCCGCGACCGCGTCCTTACCGACGGCGGCGAGCCAGTGGGCGACGCGAGTGCGAAGCCGCTCGCCGACTATCGCGAGACGTTTCCGGCGATCGCCGAGGAGGATCGGATCCACCTGAACAACTGCTCGGCCGCGCCCGTCCCGCAGCGCGGACTCGATGCGCGCCGGGAGTGCGAACGTATCTGGATCGAAGCCGGCAACCCCTGGGGCCAGTGGATGTCGGCGGTCGAGGAGTCGAAGGCGCTGTTCGCGGAGCTCATCAACGCCGACCCAGACGAGATCGCCGTCGTGGCCTCGGCGACGCAGGCGCTGGCCCAGGTCGCCAGTGCACTCTCCTACGACGATAGCGACGAGATCGTCACGACCGATCTGGAGTTCCCGACGGTGCCGCAGTTCTGGCACGCCCAGGAGCGTCGCGGTGCGAACCGGATCGTGGTCGAATCCGACGACGGCCTCCGGGTGTCCGCCGACGAGTACGCGAGGGCGATGAGCGACGATACGCTGCTGGTCTCGACGGCCCACGCCTTCTCGTTCACCGGCGGGCTCATGGACCCGAAGGCGGTCGCCGACGCCGTCCACGATCGCGGCGGGTACCTCTTCCTCGACGCCTACCAGTCGATGGGGATCGTCCCCATCGACGTCGAAGAACAGGACATCGACATGCTCGTCTCCGGCAACCTGAAGTTCCTCCTCGGCGGGCCCGGTATCGCGTTCCTCTACGTCGACGACGCGGTCGCCAACGACCTGGTTCCGACGAACATGGGCTGGTTCGGTACCGACGACATCTTCGGGTTCGAGACGGACGATCCCTCGTTCGCCGACGGCGCGCGCCGGTTCGAGCTCGGAACGCCCCCGGCACCGAACGCCTACACCGCGGCGGCGGGGATGGAACTCATCCTCGAGGTCGGCGTCGACCGCATCCGCGAACGCAGCCTGGAACTGACCGGCGCCCTCATCGACCTGGCAGAGGACGCCGGGTTCGAGGTTCGGACTCCGCACAAGGACGCACACCGCGGGGGCGTCGTCAACGTGCAGGTGGCCGATCCCGACGCCGCGGCCGACGCGCTCATCGAAGACGGGTTCAACGTCAGTACGCGCGGTGGCGGCGTTCGCCTCTCACCGCACTTCTACAACACCGACGCCGAGATGGAGGCGGCGATCGAGGCGCTGGCGGAGCACGCGACGCCACGATAG
- a CDS encoding M24 family metallopeptidase has translation MAPDPTDDRRERTERVQAALRERGADALVLSKGVDQYYLSGFLTPPQKRHLFLIVPASGEPVFFAPEPYRRQLEESSWVETLYTWDDTEDPVARLRETVAAIGLEDADRILVNQGMWGMYVLDFRTVLGAEFDVATDLLMTLRQRKSERERDRIRDAASIADTVSEEVRSLDAVGMTENELAAEIEYRVRKHGATDKGTTQVQSGPNSAHPPHAYSDRTIEPGDPVIVDLGSRVDGYLSDQSRTVVYEGDPPAGFVDAFETVREAQEAAIDAIEPGVTGAAVDDVARSIIDDAGYEGQFLHVTGHGVGLGIHEPPYLMSGSYMDGGNEIPIEPGMVMTVEPAIYDDEWGIRIEDLVLVTDDGTERLTDSYHGWEPL, from the coding sequence ATGGCACCCGACCCGACGGACGATCGACGGGAGCGAACGGAACGCGTCCAGGCGGCGTTACGCGAGCGGGGCGCGGACGCGCTCGTGCTGTCGAAGGGAGTCGATCAGTACTATCTGAGCGGTTTTCTGACGCCGCCGCAGAAGCGTCACCTCTTCCTGATCGTGCCGGCGAGCGGTGAGCCGGTCTTCTTCGCGCCGGAGCCGTACCGTCGACAGTTGGAGGAGAGTTCGTGGGTGGAGACGCTCTACACGTGGGACGACACGGAGGACCCGGTCGCTCGCCTTCGGGAGACGGTCGCGGCTATCGGACTCGAAGACGCCGATCGGATCCTGGTGAACCAGGGGATGTGGGGGATGTACGTCCTCGATTTCCGGACCGTACTCGGGGCCGAATTCGACGTCGCGACGGACCTCCTGATGACGTTGCGCCAGCGAAAGAGCGAGCGCGAGCGCGATCGCATCCGCGACGCGGCGTCGATAGCCGACACAGTCTCCGAGGAGGTTCGCTCGCTGGACGCGGTGGGGATGACGGAGAACGAACTCGCCGCGGAGATCGAGTACCGGGTGCGCAAACACGGAGCGACGGACAAGGGGACCACACAGGTCCAGAGCGGTCCGAACAGCGCGCACCCGCCCCACGCCTACAGCGATCGAACGATCGAGCCAGGCGATCCGGTGATCGTCGATCTGGGCTCACGCGTCGACGGCTATCTGAGCGACCAGAGTCGCACCGTCGTCTACGAAGGCGATCCCCCGGCCGGGTTCGTCGACGCCTTCGAGACCGTTCGGGAGGCTCAGGAAGCGGCGATCGACGCGATCGAACCCGGGGTGACGGGCGCCGCCGTCGACGACGTGGCGCGCTCGATCATCGACGACGCGGGATACGAGGGGCAGTTCCTGCACGTGACCGGACACGGTGTGGGCCTCGGTATCCACGAACCGCCGTACCTCATGTCCGGGTCGTACATGGACGGCGGGAACGAGATCCCCATCGAACCCGGAATGGTGATGACGGTCGAACCGGCGATCTACGACGACGAGTGGGGCATCCGCATCGAAGATCTGGTCCTGGTTACGGACGACGGCACCGAACGATTGACCGATTCGTACCACGGGTGGGAGCCGCTGTGA
- a CDS encoding acetone carboxylase subunit gamma, with product MTERRVDAHIAIDTDRDVMVCRECGEELCAADENYKEHVLCDRSPLEEAGPLVNDPSLYVDEEFEFRRYYCPGCAKQLETEVILAEIPPIHDKELATGDR from the coding sequence ATGACTGAGCGCCGCGTCGACGCACACATCGCCATCGACACCGATCGCGACGTGATGGTCTGTCGCGAGTGTGGTGAGGAGCTGTGTGCGGCCGACGAGAACTACAAGGAACACGTGCTGTGCGACCGGTCGCCGCTCGAAGAAGCCGGTCCGCTCGTCAACGATCCGTCGCTCTACGTCGACGAGGAGTTCGAGTTCCGCCGGTACTACTGCCCCGGCTGTGCGAAACAGCTGGAGACCGAGGTCATCCTGGCCGAGATCCCACCGATCCACGACAAAGAGCTCGCCACCGGTGATCGTTAG
- a CDS encoding M24 family metallopeptidase: MVPDPTDDRQERTERAQAQLRERDADALVLSKGIDQYYLSGFLTPPQKRHLFLIVPASGEPVFFAPEPYRRQLEESSWVETLYTWDDTEDPVARLRETVAAIGLEDADRILVNQGMWGMYVLDLLNVVDAEFDVATDLLMTLRRRKSESEIDHIREACSITDAVSEEVRSLDAVGMTENELAAEIEYRVRKHGAGDRGSTQVASGPNSAHPPHACSDRTIEAGDPVVLDFGCSVEGYLSDQSRVVVYEGDPPAGFVDAFETAREAREAAIDAIEPGVTAADVDDVARSIIEDAGYEGQFLHVTGHGLGLGIHEPPYLMSGSYMDGGNELTIEPGMVFAVEPAIYDDEWGVRVEDDVLVTEDGTERLTHSDHSWQAL, encoded by the coding sequence ATGGTACCTGACCCGACGGACGACCGCCAGGAACGAACGGAGCGCGCCCAGGCGCAGTTACGCGAGCGCGACGCAGATGCCCTCGTACTGTCGAAGGGAATCGACCAGTACTATCTGAGCGGTTTTCTGACGCCGCCGCAGAAGCGTCACCTCTTCCTGATCGTGCCGGCGAGCGGTGAGCCGGTCTTCTTCGCGCCGGAGCCGTACCGTCGACAGTTGGAGGAGAGTTCGTGGGTGGAGACGCTCTACACGTGGGACGACACGGAGGACCCGGTCGCTCGCCTTCGGGAGACGGTCGCGGCTATCGGACTCGAAGACGCCGATCGGATCCTGGTGAACCAGGGGATGTGGGGAATGTACGTCCTCGATCTGTTGAACGTCGTCGACGCCGAGTTCGACGTCGCGACGGACCTCCTGATGACGCTCCGTCGCCGGAAGAGCGAGAGCGAGATCGATCACATCCGCGAGGCGTGTTCGATAACCGACGCGGTCTCCGAGGAGGTTCGCTCGCTGGACGCGGTGGGGATGACGGAGAACGAACTCGCCGCGGAGATCGAGTACCGGGTGCGCAAACACGGCGCCGGCGACCGCGGCTCGACGCAGGTCGCGAGCGGTCCCAACAGCGCACATCCGCCCCACGCCTGCAGCGATCGAACGATCGAAGCCGGCGATCCCGTCGTTCTGGATTTCGGTTGCAGTGTCGAGGGCTACCTGAGCGATCAGAGTCGTGTGGTCGTCTACGAGGGCGACCCGCCGGCGGGCTTCGTCGACGCCTTCGAGACCGCTCGAGAGGCTCGCGAAGCGGCGATCGACGCGATCGAACCCGGGGTGACGGCCGCCGACGTCGACGACGTGGCGCGTTCGATCATCGAAGACGCCGGTTACGAGGGGCAGTTCCTCCACGTGACTGGACACGGGCTCGGGCTCGGTATCCACGAACCGCCGTACCTCATGTCCGGGTCGTACATGGACGGCGGAAACGAACTCACGATCGAGCCGGGAATGGTGTTCGCCGTCGAACCGGCGATCTACGACGACGAGTGGGGCGTTCGTGTCGAAGACGACGTTCTCGTCACGGAAGACGGGACAGAGCGGTTGACCCACTCCGACCACTCCTGGCAGGCGCTCTGA
- a CDS encoding NAD(P)/FAD-dependent oxidoreductase: MHVVVAGGGIVGTAASYYLARRGIDVTVCEKSHVGAGSTGAGGGIRSQFSTPVNVELSRHSMEVWADFDEEFGVDVRERTNGYLFLARTDESADQLRRDVSLQREHGFPNEFLDPAEAAAHCPGLDASRYVGASYSPRDRFVSPTIALNALADASEAAGSTFEIGTEITDVLLEGTGPDRSVCGVETGDGRIECDYVVDAAGPWAGRILDMVSLRLPIEPRLRYQLLVRPGDAYEPDLPLTMDVDTGSVFYPEDDEVMIASAPQEQMPRVDPGHTNADPSTEWTIDVLEGLGEMADFFTDETRVQREISGVYAQTPDGNPILDEPLPGFVVAAGFSGHGFMHAPATGQLVAEMVDEGSPSLVDISSLSADRFADRSPDAERSFI, from the coding sequence ATGCACGTTGTCGTCGCCGGTGGCGGAATCGTCGGTACTGCCGCCTCGTACTATCTCGCTCGACGCGGAATCGACGTGACGGTTTGTGAGAAATCTCACGTCGGCGCCGGTTCGACCGGCGCTGGCGGTGGCATTCGATCGCAGTTCTCGACGCCCGTAAACGTCGAACTCTCCCGCCACAGTATGGAGGTCTGGGCCGACTTCGACGAGGAGTTCGGGGTCGACGTTCGAGAACGGACGAACGGGTACCTCTTTCTCGCACGAACGGATGAGAGTGCCGACCAGCTCCGCCGGGACGTCTCGCTACAGCGCGAGCACGGCTTCCCGAACGAGTTTCTGGACCCGGCGGAGGCGGCGGCTCACTGCCCGGGTCTGGATGCGTCCCGGTACGTCGGTGCGTCGTACTCGCCCCGCGATAGGTTCGTCTCCCCGACGATCGCACTGAACGCCCTCGCCGATGCGTCCGAGGCGGCCGGTTCGACGTTCGAGATCGGGACCGAGATAACCGACGTCCTCCTCGAGGGAACGGGTCCGGACCGGTCGGTGTGCGGGGTCGAGACGGGCGACGGTCGGATCGAGTGCGATTACGTGGTCGACGCCGCCGGGCCGTGGGCCGGTCGGATTCTGGACATGGTCTCGCTCCGGCTACCGATCGAACCCCGGCTTCGCTACCAGCTCCTCGTTCGGCCGGGAGATGCGTACGAACCCGACCTTCCGCTGACGATGGACGTCGACACCGGCTCCGTCTTCTATCCGGAAGACGACGAGGTGATGATCGCGAGCGCCCCGCAAGAACAGATGCCGCGCGTCGACCCCGGTCACACGAACGCCGACCCGTCGACGGAGTGGACGATCGACGTCCTCGAAGGGCTCGGGGAGATGGCCGACTTCTTCACCGACGAGACGCGCGTCCAGCGGGAGATCTCGGGTGTCTACGCGCAAACGCCCGACGGGAACCCGATACTCGACGAACCGCTCCCCGGGTTCGTCGTCGCCGCCGGATTCTCCGGACACGGCTTCATGCACGCGCCGGCGACTGGTCAACTCGTCGCGGAGATGGTCGACGAGGGCAGTCCTTCCCTCGTCGATATCTCCTCGTTGTCCGCGGATCGCTTCGCGGATCGGTCTCCGGACGCCGAACGGAGCTTCATCTGA